GCAATAAGAGCAAACACGAGTGATTTGTTTTCAACCTTCACCGCATTTGAGACTAACGTGTGCTCCAAAATGGTTTACACTTCCGATCCTGAAGAGTTTATCACCTGAAAGCCATGAGGAAATGTCACCTGATCATTAGTTATAGTTAAAACAGACAGAAATGAAGGAGACGGTGAACCAGCCAAAGctcataagatttttttaaaggtcaCCTGCGCCACACCTCACAAAGCACACATTCACAGACTTCCTTTTGCAATGCAATGTTTGACTTTAACACAACATTCAGCTTCTTTTAGACAGGAATCAAGATCAGTCCATGCATTTATCTAGGAGCAGGTCAAACGAGATCCTGTATGGTCACATCTTGACTCATCATCTGCTCTAGTGCACGTTAATCTGCCAAAAACATTCAAGGATAAGGAAAAATGTCACCGTTTTTGAGTAACTTGCATGTTCTTCCTCATTAGAAGCCATTTTGGGTTTTAGATATGGCAATCATTTTGAATCAGAACCATATTGTCTACGATGAAAATCTTTATTTAGGCATCTAGGCATTTCAATACATGGAAGAAAAAGAACGCCAGTAGTTTATTCTTGTCTAAATTTTCTTTTATTGAAAAAGGCCAGGGtgcaaatgtcaaataaaaaaagaaaacaaaaataagagaCAAGCATATATTTCAAGCATTTTAATACAAACTTAATATAAACTATTTCAGTCCCTCTTGACATGTAAGACACTGACTCAAAATACTTTGTTataccatattttttttatcaagtattgCACAATGTAGGTACAAAATTAATATATACGATTACATTGTCCATAATATAGCAAAAATCTGTCGAACTCTTAACAGAAAATAcaactctttttgtttcaaaaaAGCAAATATTCCTACACTGAAATTTTAACACTAGGGAATATTCTGTACACAATCTTTAGAATTTTCAATCTACTTTTTAAAGATGAATTTctttaacaattttaaaaaaaagaaacaaaaaataaaaacaaaatatattataacataaaGCTTCTGCAGCCATCACAGATCACTGGAGTAGTAAAAAGATATAAATGCAACACCATGTTGTAGAAACAATATATATACTCTGATATCTTACAAACTCTGTACTcaattaaattatacaattagAAAAGAGACCACGTAACCCCAGATATATAGATGCATTAGTGCCAATTTCTTAAAAATCAGCCAAGTCTCGCCAACTTTAAAACACTGTAAGAGGCCAGAACTTGAAGcttcggggttttttttttttttttttttttcgccccAATGTTTTAGAGTAGTTTTCTTccaaaatgtagtaaaaaaatcattttttgctTCATTGGCAAAAAAGGAACAGAAAACAGACGCATGTTGACCGAGCtcggacgtgtgtgtgtgtgtgtgtgtgtgtgtgtaacaagcTTTAGTACAAACTCAAGggggcggagagagagagagagagagagagagagagagagagagacagtgagagacagcagagagagagagagaaaattataaaataatttaacaaaaacccttGGGCACATGCGCTTATCAGTGACTAATAGGGATCTTGGTTTCCACATCCACAGTTGTGCGTCTTCGCCATTCGTTTTCCTTTTGCCAACAATCGTTAGTTAGCCATGACTGGCTGGAATTGCTGGTTTGAATACTGCATGTTGCCGAGACTGAAGTTTAAGCCATCCACGAGCGACTTGTCGTTGATGCTCCCGTAGGCTGCGAACACGTCGAAGGCATTGCTGTACTGCAGAGGACTGAGGCCGAGCGGGTTTTCGCTCGGGAACGTCGCGCCTCCGGAGCTCCCTTGGCCTTGCAGGTTGGGGAACACGAACTCCTTGGCGTTGGGCGAGAGCGCAGACGCTTTCTGCAGCGGAGGCGAAGCTCCCAGGCCGTAGCCGTAGAGCGAATGCATGGAGCTGGAGATGGCTTTCTGCTTGAGGAGGCTGTTGACATTCAGGCCCAGGTTGGTGGGAGAGCTGCGAGCGACTTTGCCGCCGTTTCGGCCGCCGTTCTTCATCTTGGTGGAGCCGAACTTGGTGGCGGCGAACGAGGCGGTGGTGAAGGTTAAAGGCTGGGTGGAGCGTGGCATGAAGGACGGGCTGACGGCCGCAGACTGACCAAACGGTGGAGGCGACGGCGAGCTGGACTCGGATGAGATGCCCACCGGGTCGCTAATTGGCATGAAGACCTGAGCCTCCGGGTTGAAACTGTTCCTGATCTCCTTGTCCAGCTCGGAGCCGTTCTCTCCGCTATCGTCCACGAAGAGCACCTTAACCGCTCCCTTCTCCCCGATCTGATAGGACACTTCGAAAGGGTCGATCCAAACGCTGAGATCCTGAGGCAAATTGTTGCGGACGTCCTCGATATCCAGCCCGCTTTCTTTGGCTGCTTCCTCCACGACCGGATCCACCTTCTCTCCCACGTGGATGCACCGAAACCCGGATCCTTTGTATGGCTTGTCGGGGTACCAGTGTCCTTCGTACTTCTTCTTCAGCTGCCGCTCCAGCTCCTCGCCGAAGATGTTGACTCTCCGCCGCGGGAGTTTGTTGTACAGGTATGAAATGATGAAGTTGAGCGCTACTTGGATTTCAAGCTGCATAGCTGCTTTCGTTGAGTGCTGCAAAAACCTCCAAGGCAGTAGAGATCAGTGGGGACTCGGAAGTGCTGGTGGAAAATCTTCTTGTGCTCCTTGAATGAGGGAAGAGAGGCAAGGTATTGAGATGGATGTGACCAATCAGAACAATAGCAgacttaagtcactggggtatatttgtagaaataaccAATACATTGTAAAAGGtgaaaattatcaatttttttgtctgttatgtcaaaaatcattaggatattacgtaaagatcgtgtaaatttcctaccgtaaatatccaaatttaatttgattggtaatatgcatggataagaacttcatttggacaactttaaaaggtggttttctcagtatttacttttttttgcaccctcagattgcagattttaaaatgttataattttagaatatttatacagatgatgcataaatctaaaTTCCAAAAAGTTGACACTTCTGAGTGGTTTCGTGGTCTGTGTAAACAAACAACTCAATCAAAGGCCTGAATACGTGCTCAGGTTGGTTTAAATGCACCGTGCATTATCTATTCTACAGGATTCGAAGGAGATTACATAACACGGATTCTCTTCCCTGATATTTTCCGTCAACTGTTGCGTAAAAACGCCTTTATGTGAATGCAAATACAGGGCATGCGAACACAATGCGACACAGATTGCGCAACAGATCGGTGATCGGATTTCCCGAGGATGGCGACCAATAGCGTGACGCTCCGCTCGGGGTGTGTAGCCTCGACCAGATACAACAGTGCATCTAATATAACACGAAATCTTTCAGAGAGTTTCGATATCTGGTCACGCAGAGCGCGCGGAACACGTAAAATAGTGCGGCTGTTCAGACGGCGGATGCGCCTAGTGAGCATCGAAAGTAGTTATTGAGACACGGCCATTGATGTTATGAATATGGATTGGGAAAATTCTGGATGCTTTCTGTAAACAGACGAACTCGCTCGCTCTAGCTCGGTTTTAGAGAGCCTGAATAAAACTAATTCATGAGAAAACCAATCATTCGTTAAAAACTGCCAGGTCTCCGTTCAAAAAGGCAAACAGAATCTAAATTAATCCGATTCTTAAAGCGACAGCGCACTAACACTCACACTCTTGTTTCCTTTTCGTGGAACATTTTAGGGGACTGACTTCCTCAGTCACTATTGACTTTCGATGCGTTGTGTATAAAGCGAATGGTGACTGAGGCTGTCATTCTGCCTGACgcctctttttgtgttccaccgAACATACAGCGTaaaaaatgtcaacatttttGGAATAAACAAGCCTTTTGACGCAATGCCTTTGAAATGCAACGATATATGAcgttatattttttctttaaccCACAGCAAACGCCTCAGTTTGACACATTACGACGGTTCAATGCCACAAACTTACTGTTTTCTTCTCTCCTGGTAGCTTCCCTTCGGTTCCTAGCTATCGAAAAGATTATTCCACTTAAGTTGCATCAATATTAGCTGTTTTTCTTCGGGGAATTGTGGTGTTTTTTTTGGAGTCTGTCGTCAGGCAATCCGACTCCCCACTGCCTGGGAGTTTTTACAACTCTGCCCTTTAAACTCCTGACTGGATCTCCTTTATAGCGCTCCTCCGCCACGGACATGACGGGGGCGGTGATGAGGTTTTCAGAGGTCAAAACCCCAGCGGTGCTTACGATTGGACAAACGCGCCTTCGTCATATATCTGCCTCCAAATGATCGTGCTGATTGGCTGCGCGCAACGTCGATAGCCACAAAGACCCGCCCCTCGTCCAATAAACGTTCAGTACATTTATAACTGGCTTTTGTAGTTATGTATTAAGTGTCTTCCTCCCACGCATAGGCGATCTAAACATAAAAGCTATAATATACTGGtggttattttgta
Above is a window of Carassius gibelio isolate Cgi1373 ecotype wild population from Czech Republic chromosome B12, carGib1.2-hapl.c, whole genome shotgun sequence DNA encoding:
- the tob1b gene encoding protein Tob1b, with translation MQLEIQVALNFIISYLYNKLPRRRVNIFGEELERQLKKKYEGHWYPDKPYKGSGFRCIHVGEKVDPVVEEAAKESGLDIEDVRNNLPQDLSVWIDPFEVSYQIGEKGAVKVLFVDDSGENGSELDKEIRNSFNPEAQVFMPISDPVGISSESSSPSPPPFGQSAAVSPSFMPRSTQPLTFTTASFAATKFGSTKMKNGGRNGGKVARSSPTNLGLNVNSLLKQKAISSSMHSLYGYGLGASPPLQKASALSPNAKEFVFPNLQGQGSSGGATFPSENPLGLSPLQYSNAFDVFAAYGSINDKSLVDGLNFSLGNMQYSNQQFQPVMAN